From Eleftheria terrae, the proteins below share one genomic window:
- a CDS encoding AraC family transcriptional regulator, with translation MSEHSAQRETASRSAYMNRINRVFDHIDAHLAEVLDLDALAGVANFSPWHFHRVFRALTGETVAERVRRRRLEVAASRLLKQPPATAVAVALDVGFASPEVFTRAFRAHFGMTPSAWRRGGWRDWAAERQLELSKIHQAERKLHQVIADAFREHPVLWPTGQLTDPGEQKMKVELKQLPDTRVAYMRYVGPYGSSGIPQTWQRFAAWCDSQGLMQPRRTMYGIGHDNPRVTAPEKCRYDACVEVDAGFRPSGEVGVQVLAGGRYACAPFVGTAETIHEAWNRVLGEWLPGSGYQCDDRPCFEIYGTDFVVDPDTGAFNCMLCVPVRPL, from the coding sequence ATGAGTGAACATTCTGCCCAGCGCGAGACGGCCTCACGCAGCGCCTACATGAACCGCATCAACCGCGTCTTCGACCACATCGACGCCCACCTGGCCGAGGTGCTGGACCTCGATGCGCTGGCCGGCGTGGCCAACTTCTCGCCCTGGCATTTCCACCGCGTCTTCCGTGCGCTGACCGGCGAGACGGTGGCCGAGCGGGTGCGCCGCCGCCGGCTGGAGGTGGCGGCCAGCCGGCTGCTGAAGCAGCCGCCGGCCACCGCGGTGGCGGTGGCGCTGGATGTGGGCTTCGCGTCGCCGGAGGTGTTCACGCGGGCCTTCCGGGCCCATTTCGGCATGACACCCAGCGCCTGGCGGCGCGGTGGCTGGCGCGACTGGGCGGCCGAGCGGCAGCTGGAGCTGAGCAAGATTCATCAAGCCGAACGCAAGCTGCATCAAGTCATCGCCGACGCTTTCCGCGAGCATCCTGTCCTCTGGCCTACCGGCCAGCTAACTGATCCAGGAGAACAGAAGATGAAGGTCGAACTCAAGCAGCTGCCCGACACCCGGGTGGCCTACATGCGGTATGTGGGGCCCTATGGCAGCAGCGGCATTCCGCAAACCTGGCAGCGCTTCGCCGCCTGGTGCGACAGCCAGGGCCTGATGCAGCCGCGCCGCACCATGTACGGCATCGGCCACGACAACCCGCGCGTCACCGCGCCGGAGAAGTGCCGCTACGACGCCTGCGTGGAAGTGGATGCGGGCTTCCGGCCGAGCGGGGAGGTCGGCGTGCAGGTGCTGGCCGGCGGGCGCTATGCCTGCGCGCCCTTCGTCGGCACCGCCGAGACCATCCACGAGGCCTGGAACCGGGTGCTCGGCGAATGGCTGCCCGGCAGCGGCTACCAGTGCGACGACCGGCCCTGCTTCGAGATCTATGGGACCGACTTCGTGGTGGACCCCGACACCGGTGCCTTCAACTGCATGCTGTGCGTGCCAGTGCGGCCCCTGTAG
- a CDS encoding M14 family metallopeptidase, whose translation MPFRATSAVALLTLAFATAAGAATHPLSTIAERSGFQKTGRYDEVLTLCGGFQKLYPRYVRCIEFGRTPEGRPMVALVVTRTGAFTPEAARRQNLPVLLVQGGIHAGEIDGKDAGFLVLREALEGQAAPGALDKQVLVFVPVFNIDGHERFGKWNRPNQRGPEEMGWRTTAQNYNLNRDYAKADSPEMQAMLRLVNEWDPLAYIDLHVTDGAKFEHDIAIQVEPVFAGDDALRRVGRSFRDGVIKDLAAQGSLPLSFYPTFNVEDDPTSGVTDVPSTPRYSTGYFLLRNRFGMLVETHSWKDYPTRVRITRNTVVSVLQHIATHGKEWARIANDADARAARLAGRTVPLDYEASEKTRDVDFRGYAYTRTLSEVSGTLMTRYDESRPQIWKIKLADDVRPKVSVAAPAAGYLVPAAHAAWVAQKLQQHGIDFREVRQPLNQAQVETFRATKTAFSEASNEGHHRLALEGDWKPEARDIGAGALFVPIAQPKARLLMALLEPKAPDALVAWGEFNTAFEPKEYMEPYVAEEVAREQLAADPALAAEFKKKLAEDPAFAKDPAARLEFFYRRHSSWDERLNLYPVMRTSVVPR comes from the coding sequence ATGCCATTCCGTGCGACGTCTGCCGTTGCCTTGCTGACCCTCGCCTTCGCCACCGCTGCAGGCGCCGCCACCCACCCGCTGAGCACCATCGCCGAGCGCTCCGGCTTCCAGAAGACCGGCCGCTACGACGAGGTGCTCACCCTGTGTGGTGGCTTCCAGAAGCTGTATCCCCGGTATGTGCGCTGCATCGAGTTCGGCCGCACGCCGGAAGGCCGGCCGATGGTGGCACTGGTCGTCACCCGCACCGGCGCCTTCACGCCGGAGGCCGCGCGGCGCCAGAACCTGCCGGTGCTGCTGGTGCAGGGCGGCATCCATGCCGGCGAGATCGACGGCAAGGACGCCGGCTTCCTGGTGCTGCGTGAAGCGCTGGAGGGCCAGGCCGCCCCGGGCGCGCTCGACAAGCAGGTGCTGGTCTTCGTGCCGGTCTTCAACATCGACGGCCACGAGCGCTTCGGCAAGTGGAACCGCCCCAACCAGCGCGGCCCGGAGGAAATGGGCTGGCGCACGACGGCGCAGAACTACAACCTGAACCGCGACTACGCCAAGGCCGACTCGCCCGAGATGCAGGCCATGCTGCGGCTGGTCAACGAGTGGGACCCGCTGGCCTACATCGACCTGCACGTCACCGACGGCGCCAAGTTCGAGCATGACATCGCCATCCAGGTCGAGCCGGTGTTCGCCGGCGACGATGCGCTGCGCCGCGTCGGCCGCAGCTTCCGTGACGGCGTCATCAAGGACCTGGCGGCCCAGGGTTCGCTGCCGCTGTCCTTCTACCCGACCTTCAATGTCGAGGACGACCCCACCTCCGGTGTCACCGACGTCCCGTCGACGCCGCGTTACTCGACCGGCTACTTCCTGCTGCGCAACCGCTTCGGCATGCTGGTGGAAACCCACTCCTGGAAGGACTACCCGACCCGCGTGCGGATCACCCGCAACACCGTGGTCTCGGTGTTGCAGCACATTGCCACCCACGGCAAGGAATGGGCGCGCATCGCCAACGATGCCGATGCCCGCGCCGCCCGCCTGGCCGGCCGCACCGTGCCGCTGGACTACGAGGCCTCGGAGAAGACCCGTGACGTCGACTTCCGCGGCTATGCCTACACCCGCACCCTGTCCGAGGTGTCCGGCACGCTGATGACCCGCTACGACGAGAGCCGCCCGCAGATCTGGAAGATCAAGCTGGCCGACGACGTGCGACCCAAGGTCAGCGTGGCCGCACCCGCGGCGGGCTACCTGGTACCTGCCGCCCATGCCGCCTGGGTGGCGCAGAAGCTGCAGCAGCACGGCATCGACTTCCGCGAAGTGCGCCAGCCGCTCAACCAGGCGCAGGTCGAGACCTTCCGCGCCACCAAGACCGCCTTCAGCGAGGCCTCCAACGAAGGCCACCACCGCCTGGCACTGGAAGGCGACTGGAAGCCCGAGGCGCGTGACATCGGCGCCGGTGCGCTGTTCGTGCCCATCGCCCAGCCCAAGGCCCGGCTGTTGATGGCGCTGCTCGAGCCCAAGGCGCCCGACGCGCTGGTGGCCTGGGGCGAGTTCAACACCGCGTTCGAGCCGAAGGAATACATGGAGCCCTACGTGGCCGAGGAAGTCGCCCGCGAGCAGCTGGCGGCCGACCCGGCGCTGGCCGCGGAGTTCAAGAAGAAGCTGGCCGAGGACCCGGCCTTCGCCAAGGACCCGGCCGCCCGGCTCGAGTTCTTCTACCGCCGCCATTCGTCC
- a CDS encoding translation initiation factor Sui1 has translation MSPSKGNGGLVYSTEGGRMCPQCRRPVADCRCGQPAAVPRTDGIVRISRETKGRGGKCVTVVKGVPLAAAELQELGKQLKAACGSGGTVKDGVIEIQGDHADRAMEALKARGYTVKRAGG, from the coding sequence ATGAGCCCGAGCAAAGGAAACGGTGGCCTGGTGTATTCCACCGAAGGCGGCCGCATGTGCCCGCAATGCCGCCGACCGGTGGCCGACTGCCGCTGTGGCCAACCGGCCGCCGTGCCCCGCACCGACGGCATCGTGCGCATCTCGCGCGAGACCAAGGGCCGTGGTGGCAAGTGCGTGACGGTGGTCAAGGGCGTGCCGCTCGCCGCCGCCGAACTGCAGGAGCTGGGCAAGCAGCTGAAGGCCGCCTGCGGATCGGGCGGCACCGTCAAGGACGGCGTGATCGAGATCCAGGGCGACCATGCCGACCGCGCGATGGAGGCGCTGAAGGCGCGTGGCTACACCGTCAAGCGCGCTGGCGGCTGA